From one Streptomyces sp. CA-210063 genomic stretch:
- a CDS encoding globin domain-containing protein encodes MLSEQSAATVRATLPAVGAAIGEISARFYEGLFAAHPELLRDLFNRGNQASGTQRQALAGAIAAFATHLVERPEDRPDTMLRRIAHKHASLGIAPEQYAVVHEHLFAAIAEVLGEAVTPEVGAAWDEVYWLMANALIAIERELYETGGAGGGWREWEVVGRVAETADVVALELRPADGSPVPVHRAGQYVSVRVALADGARQIRQYSLTGAPGADTWRIAVKRVQGGAAPDGEVSNHLHARVRVGDRLPVSAPYGDLVLDQDAGAPLLLASAGIGVTPMVAVLEQLALSGHRAPVTVVHADRSPAEHALRADQEGYAAKLADASAHFWYEEPEPGHPADRTGLADLSRLDVPTGTRAYLCGPLPFMRAVRAQLIAKGVPPADIHYEVFGPDLWLARD; translated from the coding sequence ATGCTGTCCGAGCAGTCCGCCGCCACCGTGCGCGCCACCCTTCCCGCCGTCGGAGCGGCGATCGGCGAGATCAGCGCACGTTTCTACGAGGGGCTGTTCGCGGCTCACCCGGAGCTCCTGCGGGATCTCTTCAACCGCGGCAACCAGGCCTCCGGCACCCAGCGCCAGGCCCTCGCGGGTGCCATCGCCGCCTTCGCGACCCATCTCGTCGAGCGCCCGGAGGACCGGCCCGACACGATGCTGCGCCGGATCGCCCACAAGCACGCGTCGCTGGGCATCGCCCCCGAGCAGTACGCGGTGGTCCACGAGCACCTCTTCGCCGCCATCGCCGAGGTGCTGGGCGAGGCCGTCACGCCGGAGGTCGGGGCCGCCTGGGACGAGGTCTACTGGCTGATGGCGAACGCGCTGATCGCGATCGAGCGAGAGCTGTACGAGACCGGCGGCGCCGGGGGCGGTTGGCGCGAGTGGGAGGTCGTCGGGCGCGTGGCGGAGACGGCCGACGTCGTCGCGCTGGAGCTGCGTCCGGCGGACGGCTCGCCCGTGCCCGTCCACCGCGCCGGACAGTACGTGTCCGTGCGGGTCGCGCTTGCGGACGGGGCCCGGCAGATACGGCAGTACAGCCTGACCGGGGCGCCCGGTGCGGACACCTGGCGGATCGCCGTGAAGCGCGTCCAGGGCGGGGCGGCACCCGACGGCGAGGTCTCGAACCACCTCCACGCGCGCGTGCGCGTCGGCGACCGGCTGCCCGTGTCGGCCCCGTACGGCGATCTGGTCCTGGACCAGGACGCCGGCGCGCCCCTGCTGCTCGCCTCGGCCGGCATCGGGGTGACCCCGATGGTCGCCGTGCTGGAGCAGCTCGCCCTCTCGGGTCACCGGGCCCCGGTGACCGTTGTGCACGCCGACCGCTCCCCCGCGGAGCACGCGCTGCGCGCCGACCAGGAGGGCTACGCGGCCAAGCTGGCCGACGCCTCCGCGCACTTCTGGTACGAGGAGCCCGAGCCGGGCCACCCGGCCGACCGCACGGGCCTGGCCGACCTGTCACGCCTGGACGTACCGACGGGCACGCGCGCGTACCTGTGCGGACCGCTGCCCTTCATGCGGGCCGTACGGGCACAGCTGATCGCCAAGGGCGTCCCTCCGGCCGACATCCACTACGAGGTCTTCGGCCCCGACCTCTGGCTGGCCCGGGATTAG
- a CDS encoding DUF3105 domain-containing protein, with protein sequence MAAKSNSSAERKARIEAMRRAERSRERRNRILTIGASVLIVAGLAVGGTVLIRSQSDDSSSTASDSKATGKWETGSDGVKTWSTKLTQNHVTKTVKYPMVPPVGGDHDPVWQNCNGDVYDKAVKNENAVHSLEHGAVWVTYNSKASDADVKALAEKVKATPYTLMSPVEDQKDPIMLSAWGAQRTVTSATDPNLDKFFETYVQGKQTPEPGAACTNGVS encoded by the coding sequence ATGGCCGCCAAGAGCAACAGCAGCGCCGAGCGCAAGGCGCGCATAGAGGCGATGCGCCGTGCCGAGCGCTCCCGCGAGCGTCGGAACCGGATCCTCACGATCGGCGCCAGTGTGCTGATAGTCGCCGGCCTCGCCGTGGGCGGGACGGTCCTGATCCGCTCGCAGTCCGACGACAGCAGCAGCACGGCCAGTGACTCCAAGGCCACGGGCAAGTGGGAGACCGGGTCGGACGGCGTGAAGACCTGGAGCACCAAGCTCACCCAGAACCACGTCACCAAGACCGTGAAGTACCCGATGGTGCCCCCGGTGGGCGGCGACCACGACCCGGTCTGGCAGAACTGCAACGGCGACGTCTACGACAAGGCCGTCAAGAACGAGAACGCCGTGCACTCCCTGGAGCACGGCGCGGTCTGGGTGACGTACAACAGCAAGGCCTCCGACGCCGACGTCAAGGCGCTCGCGGAGAAGGTCAAGGCGACCCCGTACACGCTGATGAGCCCGGTCGAGGACCAGAAGGACCCGATCATGCTCAGTGCCTGGGGCGCCCAGCGCACGGTGACGAGCGCGACCGACCCGAACCTCGACAAGTTCTTCGAGACGTACGTCCAGGGCAAGCAGACGCCCGAGCCGGGTGCGGCCTGCACCAACGGCGTCTCCTGA
- a CDS encoding DUF305 domain-containing protein, translated as MKLIGWVASGAAAVLVAAGAITYAVADGDESGLKAPAADSADAGFARDMAVHHQQAVEMSYIVRDRTDDEEVRRLAYDIAQTQANQRGMMIGWLDLWGLPKVSSQQPMAWMGMGGMASGEDGSLMPGMATNAEMKKLGELNGEQAEVFYLQLMTDHHKGGIHMAEGCVSKCAVGVEKRLAQGMVNAQESEISLMTGMLKERGAAPR; from the coding sequence ATGAAGCTCATCGGTTGGGTCGCCTCGGGGGCCGCGGCGGTGCTCGTCGCGGCCGGGGCGATCACCTACGCGGTCGCCGACGGCGACGAGTCCGGGCTGAAGGCCCCCGCCGCCGACTCCGCCGACGCGGGGTTCGCCCGGGACATGGCCGTCCACCACCAGCAGGCCGTCGAGATGTCGTACATCGTGCGCGACCGGACGGACGACGAGGAGGTCCGGCGGCTCGCGTACGACATCGCGCAGACGCAGGCCAACCAGCGCGGCATGATGATCGGCTGGCTCGATCTGTGGGGGCTGCCGAAGGTGTCGTCGCAGCAGCCGATGGCCTGGATGGGCATGGGCGGCATGGCCTCCGGCGAGGACGGCTCGCTGATGCCGGGCATGGCGACGAACGCCGAGATGAAGAAGCTCGGCGAGCTCAACGGCGAGCAGGCCGAGGTCTTCTACCTCCAGCTGATGACCGACCACCACAAGGGCGGCATCCACATGGCGGAGGGCTGCGTCTCCAAGTGCGCGGTCGGCGTGGAGAAGAGGCTCGCCCAGGGCATGGTCAACGCCCAGGAGTCCGAGATCTCACTGATGACGGGCATGCTCAAGGAGCGGGGCGCCGCGCCGCGGTAG
- a CDS encoding bifunctional [glutamine synthetase] adenylyltransferase/[glutamine synthetase]-adenylyl-L-tyrosine phosphorylase, whose protein sequence is MTAPGRRSSMFSRLLRHGFTDPSAAERLLDSEELSAVRNDPVLLDALGATADPDLALLGLVRLLEAQPDRTARRAVLDTLIAAKPLRDRLLGVLGASAALGDHLARHARDWQALVTYEPQDLHPGIEEFERGLAEATDPVSLRVAYRRCLLSIAARDVCGTTDVAQTAAELADLATATLRAALAIARAAAPDDAALCRLAVIAMGKCGGHELNYVSDVDVIFVGETEDGADEQKAIRAATRLASHLMRICSETTVEGSIWPVDANLRPEGRNGPLVRTLSSHLAYYQRWAKTWEFQALLKARPVAGDLELGAEYVAALEPLVWKAAERENFVPDVQRMRRRVVETIPVAEVDRQLKLGPGGLRDVEFAVQLLQLVHGRGDTSLRSGTTLDALGALAAGGYVGRTDAAQLDAAYRFLRSMEHRIQLFRLRRTHLVPEDENDLRRIGRSLGLRIDPVAELNREWRRHAAVVRRLHEKLFYRPLLDAVAQLAPGETRLSADAARERLVALGYADPAAALRHLEALASGVSRKAAIQRTLLPVLLGWFADSANPDAGLLNFRKVSDALGRTPWYLRLLRDEGAAAENLARVLSAGRLAPDLLMRAPEAVSLLGDGDGVAGGAGGLEPRTRAHLEQEILSAVGRADGAQQAVTAARGVRRRELFRTAAMDIVGSYGTEASPASPILGFARTGGPPSDQGALVDLVGGAVSDLTAATLAGTLRAVVREGWGDTLPTRFAVIGMGRFGGHELGYGSDADVLFVHEPREGADEHEAARAANTVVSEMRRLLQIPSADPPLLIDADLRPEGKSGPLVRTLKSYEAYYRRWSLVWESHALLRAEPVAGDEELGRRFIDLIDPLRYPAEGLGDDAAREIRRLKARMETERMPRGADPTLHTKLGRGGLSDVEWTVQLLQLRYGWRESGLRTTRTREALAAARAAELVSAEDAAILDEAWVLATRVRNAVMLVRGRAGDTFPSDGRELAAVGRYLGYGPGHVGDMLDDYRRITRRARAVVDELFYGA, encoded by the coding sequence ATGACGGCGCCGGGGCGCAGGAGCAGCATGTTCTCGCGACTGCTGCGGCACGGTTTCACCGATCCGAGCGCCGCCGAGCGGCTGCTGGACAGTGAGGAGCTGTCGGCCGTACGGAACGATCCCGTGCTGTTGGACGCGCTGGGCGCCACCGCCGACCCGGATCTCGCGCTGCTGGGCCTCGTCCGGCTGCTGGAGGCGCAGCCGGACCGTACGGCACGGCGGGCGGTGCTGGACACGCTGATCGCGGCCAAGCCGCTGCGGGACCGGCTGCTGGGGGTGCTCGGCGCGTCCGCCGCGCTCGGGGATCACCTCGCCCGGCACGCGCGGGACTGGCAGGCGCTGGTGACGTACGAGCCGCAGGACCTGCACCCGGGGATCGAGGAGTTCGAGCGGGGGCTCGCCGAAGCCACCGACCCCGTCTCCCTCCGCGTCGCCTACCGGCGCTGTCTGCTCTCCATCGCCGCCCGTGACGTCTGCGGCACGACCGACGTCGCCCAGACCGCCGCGGAGCTCGCCGACCTCGCCACCGCCACACTCCGCGCCGCCCTCGCGATCGCCCGTGCCGCCGCGCCGGACGACGCGGCGCTGTGCCGGCTCGCGGTGATCGCGATGGGCAAGTGCGGAGGTCATGAGCTCAATTACGTCTCCGATGTCGATGTCATCTTCGTGGGGGAGACCGAGGACGGGGCCGACGAGCAGAAGGCGATCCGCGCCGCCACCCGCCTCGCCTCGCACCTGATGCGGATCTGCTCCGAGACGACCGTCGAGGGCAGCATCTGGCCCGTCGACGCCAATCTGCGGCCGGAGGGGCGCAACGGCCCGCTCGTACGGACACTGAGCAGCCATCTCGCCTACTACCAGCGGTGGGCGAAGACCTGGGAGTTCCAGGCGCTGCTCAAGGCCCGGCCGGTCGCGGGGGACCTCGAACTGGGCGCGGAGTACGTCGCCGCGCTCGAACCGCTCGTCTGGAAGGCCGCCGAGCGGGAGAACTTCGTCCCCGACGTGCAGCGCATGCGGCGCCGGGTCGTCGAGACCATCCCGGTCGCCGAGGTCGACCGGCAACTCAAGCTGGGGCCCGGCGGGTTGCGGGACGTCGAGTTCGCCGTGCAGCTGCTCCAGCTCGTGCACGGACGCGGGGACACCTCCCTGCGCAGCGGAACCACGCTCGACGCGCTGGGCGCGCTGGCCGCCGGCGGATATGTGGGACGGACGGACGCGGCCCAACTCGACGCCGCGTACCGCTTTCTGCGCTCCATGGAACACCGCATCCAGCTCTTCCGCCTGCGCCGCACCCACCTCGTCCCCGAGGACGAGAACGACCTGCGGCGCATCGGCCGTTCGCTGGGCCTGCGCATCGATCCGGTCGCCGAGCTGAACCGCGAGTGGCGGCGGCACGCGGCCGTCGTACGCCGTCTGCACGAGAAGCTCTTCTACCGCCCGCTCCTCGACGCCGTCGCCCAACTCGCCCCCGGTGAGACCAGGTTGAGCGCCGACGCGGCCCGCGAACGCCTCGTCGCCCTGGGCTACGCCGACCCGGCCGCCGCCCTCCGCCACCTGGAGGCCCTGGCCTCCGGCGTCTCCCGCAAGGCAGCCATCCAACGCACGCTCCTGCCCGTCCTGTTGGGCTGGTTCGCCGACTCCGCCAACCCCGACGCCGGGCTCCTCAACTTCCGCAAGGTCTCGGACGCCCTCGGCAGAACCCCTTGGTACCTACGGCTGTTGCGCGACGAAGGCGCCGCCGCCGAGAACCTCGCCCGGGTCCTGTCCGCCGGGCGCCTCGCCCCCGACCTCCTCATGCGCGCCCCCGAAGCCGTCTCCCTCCTCGGCGACGGGGACGGCGTCGCCGGTGGCGCCGGCGGGCTCGAACCCCGGACACGCGCCCACCTGGAGCAGGAGATACTCTCCGCGGTCGGCCGCGCCGACGGCGCCCAACAGGCCGTCACGGCCGCGCGCGGCGTCCGACGGCGCGAACTCTTCCGTACGGCCGCCATGGACATCGTCGGCTCCTACGGCACCGAGGCGTCCCCGGCCTCCCCCATTCTCGGCTTCGCTCGAACGGGGGGACCCCCATCCGACCAGGGCGCCCTCGTCGACCTCGTCGGCGGCGCGGTCTCGGACCTCACGGCAGCGACCCTCGCGGGCACGCTGCGGGCCGTGGTCCGCGAGGGCTGGGGCGACACCCTCCCCACCCGCTTCGCCGTCATCGGCATGGGCCGCTTCGGCGGCCACGAACTGGGCTACGGCTCCGACGCCGACGTCCTGTTCGTCCACGAGCCGCGGGAGGGCGCCGACGAACACGAGGCGGCCCGCGCCGCGAACACGGTCGTCTCCGAGATGCGCCGCCTGCTCCAGATCCCGAGCGCCGACCCGCCCCTCCTCATCGACGCCGACCTGCGGCCCGAGGGCAAGTCCGGGCCGCTCGTACGGACCCTGAAGTCGTACGAGGCCTACTACCGCCGGTGGTCCCTGGTGTGGGAGTCGCATGCTCTGCTGCGCGCCGAACCCGTCGCCGGGGACGAGGAGTTGGGCCGCCGCTTCATCGACCTCATCGATCCGCTGCGGTATCCGGCGGAAGGGCTCGGCGACGACGCCGCACGCGAGATCCGGCGCCTGAAGGCCCGCATGGAGACGGAGCGCATGCCGCGCGGCGCCGACCCGACGCTCCACACCAAGCTCGGACGCGGCGGCCTGTCCGACGTGGAGTGGACCGTCCAGCTCCTCCAACTCCGGTACGGCTGGCGCGAGTCGGGCCTGCGCACGACCCGCACCCGCGAGGCCCTGGCCGCGGCCCGCGCGGCCGAGCTGGTGAGCGCCGAGGACGCGGCCATACTGGACGAGGCCTGGGTACTGGCCACACGCGTACGCAACGCCGTGATGCTCGTACGAGGCCGGGCGGGCGACACGTTCCCGTCCGACGGCCGCGAACTCGCCGCCGTGGGACGGTACTTGGGGTACGGGCCCGGTCATGTGGGCGACATGCTCGACGACTACCGCCGCATCACGCGGCGGGCGCGGGCCGTGGTGGACGAGTTGTTCTACGGGGCGTGA
- a CDS encoding pyridoxamine 5'-phosphate oxidase family protein: MSNTSTPQTRLDPRYSDPSAAAIPWPEAEARLSAAELFWISTVRPDGRPHVTPLPTVWSEGALHFCTGPKERKAKNLAENPAVVLTTGTNTWDKGYDLVVEGEAVRVADDGRLRELAAAWEAKYGSFWHFDVREGYFHHGAGRALVFAVAPGTVFGFGKGEPFSQTRWRFG, translated from the coding sequence ATGTCGAACACCAGCACCCCGCAGACCCGGCTCGACCCCCGCTACAGCGACCCGTCCGCCGCCGCGATCCCCTGGCCGGAGGCCGAGGCGCGGCTCTCCGCGGCCGAGCTGTTCTGGATCTCGACGGTGCGGCCGGACGGGCGGCCGCATGTGACGCCGTTGCCCACGGTGTGGTCGGAGGGGGCGCTGCATTTCTGTACCGGCCCAAAGGAGCGGAAGGCGAAGAACCTGGCGGAGAACCCGGCCGTCGTGCTGACGACCGGCACGAACACGTGGGACAAGGGTTACGACCTGGTCGTGGAGGGCGAGGCCGTACGCGTGGCCGATGACGGGCGGCTGCGGGAGCTGGCCGCCGCGTGGGAGGCGAAGTACGGCAGCTTCTGGCACTTCGACGTACGGGAGGGGTATTTCCACCACGGTGCGGGACGCGCCTTGGTCTTCGCGGTGGCGCCCGGCACGGTTTTCGGCTTCGGTAAGGGGGAGCCGTTCAGCCAGACGCGGTGGCGGTTCGGCTGA
- a CDS encoding helix-turn-helix domain-containing protein, with translation MNTALRSAMKTAGLSPRQLASRVGVSGKTVERWVADAELIPHARNREDACKALGVDEEMIWPKAVKDRLKTGGDREIIHSYPYRSACPSTVWGELVADASEELFFAGYTNYFLWLDQPAFVDTLRRKLNGGCHVRFLLGDPDGEVTRNREAIEDVALSVSTRIRITLEHLAKLGTHKGLETRFSAPDDAVNHVSLSVFRFDNQALVTPHLARLVGHDSPLLHLRKHSAGGMFDRFAEHAEELWARGVQPDRAPTTS, from the coding sequence TTGAACACGGCGTTACGATCAGCTATGAAGACGGCCGGTTTGTCGCCGCGGCAGTTGGCATCCCGGGTGGGCGTGTCCGGCAAGACTGTTGAACGGTGGGTTGCGGACGCCGAACTCATCCCGCACGCCAGGAACCGGGAAGACGCCTGCAAGGCGTTGGGAGTTGACGAAGAAATGATCTGGCCGAAAGCGGTGAAGGATCGACTCAAGACCGGCGGCGACCGGGAAATCATCCACTCCTATCCGTACCGATCGGCCTGCCCTTCCACGGTGTGGGGTGAGTTGGTCGCCGACGCCTCCGAGGAGCTGTTCTTCGCCGGATACACGAACTACTTCCTCTGGCTCGACCAGCCCGCGTTCGTCGACACCCTGCGCAGGAAACTCAACGGCGGATGCCACGTACGTTTCCTCCTCGGTGACCCCGACGGAGAGGTCACTCGCAACCGGGAAGCGATCGAGGACGTGGCGCTCTCGGTGTCCACACGTATCCGCATCACCCTTGAGCACCTTGCCAAGCTGGGCACACACAAAGGCCTGGAGACACGCTTCTCCGCGCCGGACGACGCGGTGAACCACGTGTCCCTGTCTGTGTTCCGCTTTGACAATCAAGCGCTGGTCACTCCGCACCTTGCGCGGCTGGTCGGGCACGACTCGCCGCTCCTGCACCTCCGGAAACACAGCGCCGGCGGAATGTTCGACCGATTTGCGGAACACGCCGAGGAACTGTGGGCTAGGGGTGTGCAGCCAGACCGCGCGCCCACGACGTCCTGA
- a CDS encoding glutamine synthetase family protein, with protein MDKQQEFVLRTLEERDIRFVRLWFTDVLGFLKSVAVAPAELEQAFDEGIGFDGSAIEGFARVYESDMIAKPDPSTFQVLPWRAEAPGTARMFCDILMPDGSPSFADPRYVLKRALAKASDLGFTFYTHPEIEFFLLKDKPTDGSRPTPADNSGYFDHTPHNVGMDFRRQAITMLESMGISVEFSHHEGAPGQQEIDLRYADALSTADNIMTFRLVMKQVALEQGVQATFMPKPFSEHPGSGMHTHLSLFEGDRNAFYESGAEYQLSKVGRSFIAGLLKHAAEIAAVTNQWVNSYKRIWGGSERTAGAGGEAPSYICWGHNNRSALVRVPMYKPGKTGSARVEVRSLDSGANPYLAYAMLLAAGLKGIEEGYELPPGAEDDVWALSDAERRAMGIEPLPQNLGEALTLMERSDLVAETLGEHVFDFFLRNKRQEWEEYRSEVTAFELRKNLPVL; from the coding sequence ATGGACAAGCAGCAGGAGTTCGTGCTCCGTACGTTGGAGGAGCGCGACATCCGTTTCGTACGCCTGTGGTTCACGGACGTGCTGGGCTTCCTGAAGTCCGTGGCCGTGGCCCCCGCCGAGCTGGAACAGGCGTTTGACGAAGGCATCGGTTTCGACGGCTCGGCCATCGAGGGCTTCGCCCGGGTGTACGAGTCCGACATGATCGCCAAGCCGGACCCGTCGACCTTCCAGGTCCTGCCGTGGCGCGCGGAGGCCCCCGGCACCGCCCGGATGTTCTGCGACATCCTCATGCCGGACGGCTCCCCGTCCTTCGCGGACCCGCGCTACGTCCTGAAGCGCGCCCTCGCCAAGGCCTCCGACCTGGGCTTCACCTTCTACACCCACCCCGAGATCGAGTTCTTCCTCCTGAAGGACAAGCCGACGGACGGCTCCCGCCCGACCCCGGCCGACAACTCCGGCTACTTCGACCACACCCCGCACAACGTCGGCATGGACTTCCGCCGCCAGGCGATCACCATGCTGGAGTCCATGGGCATCTCGGTCGAGTTCTCCCACCACGAGGGCGCCCCGGGCCAGCAGGAGATCGACCTCCGCTACGCCGACGCGCTCTCCACGGCGGACAACATCATGACGTTCCGCCTGGTCATGAAGCAGGTGGCGCTGGAGCAGGGCGTACAGGCGACGTTCATGCCGAAGCCGTTCAGCGAGCACCCCGGCAGCGGCATGCACACGCACCTCTCCCTCTTCGAGGGCGACCGGAACGCGTTCTACGAGTCGGGCGCGGAGTACCAGCTCTCCAAGGTGGGCCGCTCCTTCATCGCGGGCCTGCTGAAGCACGCGGCCGAGATCGCCGCGGTGACCAACCAGTGGGTCAACTCCTACAAGCGCATCTGGGGCGGCTCCGAGCGCACCGCCGGCGCCGGCGGCGAGGCCCCCTCGTACATCTGCTGGGGCCACAACAACCGCTCGGCCCTGGTCCGCGTCCCCATGTACAAGCCCGGCAAGACGGGCTCGGCGCGGGTCGAGGTCCGCTCCCTGGACTCCGGCGCGAACCCGTACCTCGCCTACGCCATGCTCCTGGCCGCCGGCCTCAAGGGCATCGAAGAGGGCTACGAGCTCCCGCCGGGCGCGGAGGACGACGTCTGGGCCCTGTCCGACGCCGAACGCCGCGCCATGGGCATCGAGCCCCTGCCCCAGAACCTGGGCGAGGCCCTGACGCTGATGGAGCGCAGCGACCTGGTCGCGGAAACTCTCGGCGAGCACGTCTTCGACTTCTTCCTGCGCAACAAGCGCCAGGAGTGGGAGGAGTACCGCTCCGAGGTGACGGCGTTCGAGCTGCGGAAGAACTTGCCTGTGCTGTAA
- a CDS encoding DUF6313 family protein, translating into MRRLFRSRKALSGVTQWFIDWGLPIGGFVLLIWIYSAVRSDLGWKKVYLVFALIEKPPDHLTARIASLIGWLVVPALIGGVAGHVIATRMQRVKDIATNNLFMTRTWGQRLRPPGRITYLGSLFGKSLQDQQLLDTYVRVIHRGDWRTAQDHWEVLVRDIMCTAELADLHRRDTLEAAESFAQAVLWMPAFKDKCLVCTAPGH; encoded by the coding sequence GTGCGCCGTCTCTTCCGCTCCCGCAAAGCGCTCTCCGGTGTCACCCAGTGGTTCATCGACTGGGGACTCCCCATCGGTGGGTTCGTCCTGCTGATCTGGATCTACTCGGCCGTACGCAGTGACCTCGGTTGGAAAAAGGTCTACCTGGTCTTCGCCCTCATCGAAAAGCCGCCCGACCATCTGACGGCCCGGATCGCCTCCCTCATCGGCTGGTTGGTCGTGCCCGCCCTGATCGGCGGTGTGGCCGGTCATGTGATCGCCACCCGTATGCAGCGCGTCAAGGACATCGCCACCAACAACCTGTTTATGACCAGGACTTGGGGCCAGCGCTTACGGCCCCCGGGACGGATCACCTACCTGGGAAGCCTGTTCGGGAAGTCCCTGCAGGACCAGCAGCTACTGGACACCTACGTGCGGGTCATCCATCGAGGTGACTGGAGAACGGCCCAGGATCACTGGGAAGTTCTGGTCCGCGACATCATGTGCACGGCCGAGCTGGCGGATCTGCACCGACGCGACACTCTGGAAGCCGCGGAGAGCTTCGCCCAAGCGGTCCTGTGGATGCCGGCGTTCAAGGACAAGTGCCTTGTGTGCACGGCCCCCGGACACTAG
- a CDS encoding DUF7848 domain-containing protein, which translates to MTRSIIKAAEWTLGPDAGDEVPETVYSVVCLSCGAVSPAMDDERLPVEVWALKHTGMNPDHRRFKAKAETFWRVSPAEGNPYCEKAAQSTQTPR; encoded by the coding sequence GTGACCCGCTCGATCATCAAGGCAGCCGAATGGACGCTGGGGCCGGATGCTGGCGACGAGGTTCCGGAAACCGTCTATTCCGTGGTGTGCCTGTCCTGCGGCGCGGTGTCGCCGGCCATGGACGACGAGCGCCTGCCCGTTGAGGTCTGGGCGCTCAAACACACTGGCATGAACCCTGACCATCGGCGATTCAAGGCCAAGGCCGAGACGTTCTGGCGTGTGTCTCCAGCGGAGGGCAATCCCTACTGCGAGAAGGCAGCACAGAGCACCCAGACGCCCAGGTAA
- a CDS encoding RrF2 family transcriptional regulator: MRLLRSTDLALRVLMRLAVADDSNPTTRDVAADMQVPYTHAAKVVAELQHLGLVAARRGRGGGLAITDAGREASVGHVVRTFEGDGDVVDCEGATPCPLSPACRLRGALRRAQEAFYASLDPLTVGDMVTAPTGPLLLGITQAT, from the coding sequence ATGCGGCTGTTGCGCTCCACCGACCTCGCCCTGCGCGTCCTGATGCGGCTCGCTGTCGCCGACGATTCCAACCCTACGACCCGTGACGTCGCGGCGGACATGCAAGTGCCGTACACGCACGCCGCGAAGGTCGTGGCCGAGCTCCAGCACCTGGGACTGGTGGCCGCCCGGCGCGGCCGGGGCGGCGGGCTCGCGATCACCGACGCGGGCCGCGAGGCGTCCGTCGGCCATGTCGTCCGCACCTTCGAGGGCGACGGCGACGTGGTCGACTGCGAGGGCGCCACCCCCTGCCCCCTCAGCCCGGCCTGCCGCCTGCGCGGCGCCCTCCGCCGGGCCCAGGAGGCCTTCTATGCCTCCCTGGACCCCCTGACGGTGGGGGACATGGTCACGGCCCCCACCGGTCCGCTGCTGCTGGGAATCACGCAGGCGACGTAA
- a CDS encoding VOC family protein, translating to MQYTLEVIPLPVSDIDRARDFYRDKVGFHVDIDQEVMPGMRIVQLTPPGSGCSIALGDTIWDMAQGPKPAPGSYQGLQLCVADIKAARAELLERGLDVSEPVQYAPDDGATFMYFKDPDGNGWGIQEYRRRATEPLHQVLADLAKQQQ from the coding sequence ATGCAGTACACGCTCGAAGTGATTCCGCTGCCCGTGAGCGACATCGACCGGGCCCGGGACTTCTACCGGGACAAGGTCGGTTTCCATGTCGACATCGACCAGGAGGTCATGCCGGGCATGCGGATCGTCCAGCTGACGCCACCGGGCTCCGGCTGTTCGATCGCCCTCGGCGACACCATCTGGGACATGGCCCAGGGCCCCAAGCCTGCCCCCGGCTCCTACCAAGGCCTCCAACTGTGCGTCGCCGACATCAAGGCCGCCCGCGCCGAGCTCCTCGAACGCGGCCTCGACGTCTCCGAACCCGTCCAGTACGCCCCCGACGACGGCGCCACGTTCATGTACTTCAAGGACCCGGACGGCAATGGCTGGGGCATCCAGGAGTACCGGCGCCGGGCGACGGAGCCGCTGCATCAGGTGCTGGCGGATCTGGCGAAGCAGCAGCAATAG